A single region of the Jaculus jaculus isolate mJacJac1 chromosome 15, mJacJac1.mat.Y.cur, whole genome shotgun sequence genome encodes:
- the Tcf3 gene encoding transcription factor E2-alpha isoform X1: MNQSQRMAPVGTDKELSDLLDFSMMFPLPVANGKSRPASLAGTQFGGSGLEDRPSSGSWAASDQNNSSFDPSRTYSEGTHYSESHSSLQPSTFLGPGLGGKGSERGAYAAFGRDGGGGSGGLTQAGFLQGELGLSSPGPLSPSGVKSGSQYYSSYPSNPRRRAVDGSLDTQPKKVRKVPPGLPSSVYPLSSVDDFSRDAAAYPSAKTPGSTYPAPFYVADGNMHPSPELWSPPGQAGFGPMLGSGSGGPSGSAFGLQDRMGYQLHGTEVNGSLPAVPSFSTAPGSYGGTSGHTPPVSGADSLMGARGTSASSSGDALGKALASIYSPDHSSNNFSPSPSTPVGSPQGLAGTPQWPRAGAPSASPPGYDGSLHGLQSKMEDHLDEAIHVLRSHAVGTAGDIHGLLPGHGALAAGFTGPMPLGGRHTGLVGGSHPDDGLAGGPSLLQHNHTALSSQPSTLPDLSQRPPDSYSGLGRAGATAGTNEIKREEKEDEENTSVGDNSEDRKELKAARTRTSPAEDEEDLLPPEQKAEREKERRVANNARERLRVRDINEAFKELGRMCQLHLSSEKPQTKLLILHQAVAVILSLEQQVRERNLNPKAACLKRREEEKVSGVVGDPQLTLSAAHPGLGEAHNPTGHL, translated from the exons ATGAACCAGTCTCAGAGGATGGCACCTGTGGGCACAGACAAGGAGCTGAGTGACCTTCTGGACTTCAGCATG ATGTTCCCACTGCCTGTGGCCAATGGGAAGAGCCGGCCTGCCTCCCTGGCCGGAACCCAATTTGGAGGTTCAG gTCTCGAGGACCGACCCAGCTCAGGCTCCTGGGCTGCCAGTGACCAGAATAATTCCTCCTTCGACCCCAGTCGG ACCTACAGTGAAGGCACCCACTACAGCGAGTCCCACAGCAGCCTTCAGCCATCCACATTCCTGGGACCTGGGCTGGGAG GCAAGGGCAGTGAGCGAGGGGCCTATGCTGCCTTCGGTCGAGACGGTGGTGGCGGCAGTGGAGGGCTGACTCAG gctggcttcctgcAGGGGGAGCTGGGCCTCAGCAGCCCTGGGCCCTTGTCCCCATCTGGCGTCAAGAGTGGCTCCCAGTATTACTCCTCATACCCCAGCAACCCTCGGCGGAGAGCTGTGGACGGCAGCCTGG ACACGCAACCTAAGAAGGTCCGGAAGGTTCCGCCCGGTCTTCCTTCCTCG GTGTACCCACTCAGCTCAGTTGATGACTTCAGCAGGGATGCCGCCGCCTACCCCTCTGCCAAGACCCCGGGCAGCACCTATCCTGCCCCCTTCTATGTGGCAG ATGGCAACATGCACCCCTCACCTGAGCTCTGGAGTCCTCCTGGCCAAGCAGGCTTCGGGCCCATGCTGGGCAGTGGCTCCGGGGGCCCTAGTGGCAGTGCCTTCGGCCTCCAGGATCGCATG GGTTACCAGCTTCATGGAACCGAGGTGAACGGCTCACTCCCAGCTGTGCCTAGCTTCTCCACAGCCCCCGGCAGCTATGGTGGCACCTCTGGCCACACACCACCTGTGAGCGGGGCAGACAGCCTCATGG GCGCCCGTGGGACGTCAGCCAGCAGCTCAGGAGATGCTCTTGGGAAGGCACTGGCCTCA ATCTACTCTCCAGATCACTCCAGCAATAATTTCTCACCCAGCCCCTCGACGCCAGTGGGCTCCCCACAGGGCCTAGCAG GGACACCGCAGTGGCCCCGGGCAGGAGCACCCAGTGCCTCACCTCCTGGCTATGATGGCAGTCTCCATGGCCTG CAGAGCAAGATGGAGGACCACCTAGACGAGGCTATCCATGTCCTTCGCAGCCATGCTGTGGGCACAGCCGGCGACATTCATGGACTTCTGCCTGGCCACGGGGCACTGGCTGCGGGTTTTACAGGCCCCATGCCACTGGGCGGGCGGCACACAGGCCTG GTTGGGGGCAGCCACCCTGACGATGGCCTTGCGGGTGGCCCCAGCTTGCTGCAGCACAACCACACTGCCCTCTCCAGCCAACCCAGCACCCTCCCGGACCTGTCGCAGAGGCCACCCGACTCCTACAGTG GTCTTGGGCGGGCTGGTGCCACAGCAGGTACCAACGAGATCAAGCGAGAGGAGAAGGAAGACGAGGAGAACACCTCTGTGGGCGACAACTCTGAGGACAGGAAGGAGCTGAAGGCTGCTCGCACGCGGACCAG CCCGGCTGAGGACGAGGAGGACCTCCTCCCCCCAGAGCAGAAGGCCGAGCGCGAGAAGGAGCGCCGGGTGGCCAATAACGCCCGTGAGCGGCTGCGGGTCCGCGACATCAATGAGGCCTTTAAGGAGCTGGGCCGCATGTGCCAGCTGCACCTGAGCAGCGAGAAGCCGCAGACCAAACTGCTCATCCTGCACCAGGCCGTGGCCGTCATCCTCAGCCTGGAGCAGCAGGTGCGAG AGCGGAACCTGAACCCCAAGGCGGCCTGTCTGAAGCGACGAGAGGAGGAGAAGGTGTCAGGCGTGGTCGGAGACCCCCAGCTGACGCTCTCTGCCGCCCACCCGGGCCTGGGTGAGGCCCACAACCCGACAGGGCACCTGTGA
- the Tcf3 gene encoding transcription factor E2-alpha isoform X2, with product MNQSQRMAPVGTDKELSDLLDFSMMFPLPVANGKSRPASLAGTQFGGSGLEDRPSSGSWAASDQNNSSFDPSRTYSEGTHYSESHSSLQPSTFLGPGLGGKGSERGAYAAFGRDGGGGSGGLTQAGFLQGELGLSSPGPLSPSGVKSGSQYYSSYPSNPRRRAVDGSLDTQPKKVRKVPPGLPSSVYPLSSVDDFSRDAAAYPSAKTPGSTYPAPFYVADGNMHPSPELWSPPGQAGFGPMLGSGSGGPSGSAFGLQDRMGYQLHGTEVNGSLPAVPSFSTAPGSYGGTSGHTPPVSGADSLMGARGTSASSSGDALGKALASIYSPDHSSNNFSPSPSTPVGSPQGLAGTPQWPRAGAPSASPPGYDGSLHGLSKMEDHLDEAIHVLRSHAVGTAGDIHGLLPGHGALAAGFTGPMPLGGRHTGLVGGSHPDDGLAGGPSLLQHNHTALSSQPSTLPDLSQRPPDSYSGLGRAGATAGTNEIKREEKEDEENTSVGDNSEDRKELKAARTRTSPAEDEEDLLPPEQKAEREKERRVANNARERLRVRDINEAFKELGRMCQLHLSSEKPQTKLLILHQAVAVILSLEQQVRERNLNPKAACLKRREEEKVSGVVGDPQLTLSAAHPGLGEAHNPTGHL from the exons ATGAACCAGTCTCAGAGGATGGCACCTGTGGGCACAGACAAGGAGCTGAGTGACCTTCTGGACTTCAGCATG ATGTTCCCACTGCCTGTGGCCAATGGGAAGAGCCGGCCTGCCTCCCTGGCCGGAACCCAATTTGGAGGTTCAG gTCTCGAGGACCGACCCAGCTCAGGCTCCTGGGCTGCCAGTGACCAGAATAATTCCTCCTTCGACCCCAGTCGG ACCTACAGTGAAGGCACCCACTACAGCGAGTCCCACAGCAGCCTTCAGCCATCCACATTCCTGGGACCTGGGCTGGGAG GCAAGGGCAGTGAGCGAGGGGCCTATGCTGCCTTCGGTCGAGACGGTGGTGGCGGCAGTGGAGGGCTGACTCAG gctggcttcctgcAGGGGGAGCTGGGCCTCAGCAGCCCTGGGCCCTTGTCCCCATCTGGCGTCAAGAGTGGCTCCCAGTATTACTCCTCATACCCCAGCAACCCTCGGCGGAGAGCTGTGGACGGCAGCCTGG ACACGCAACCTAAGAAGGTCCGGAAGGTTCCGCCCGGTCTTCCTTCCTCG GTGTACCCACTCAGCTCAGTTGATGACTTCAGCAGGGATGCCGCCGCCTACCCCTCTGCCAAGACCCCGGGCAGCACCTATCCTGCCCCCTTCTATGTGGCAG ATGGCAACATGCACCCCTCACCTGAGCTCTGGAGTCCTCCTGGCCAAGCAGGCTTCGGGCCCATGCTGGGCAGTGGCTCCGGGGGCCCTAGTGGCAGTGCCTTCGGCCTCCAGGATCGCATG GGTTACCAGCTTCATGGAACCGAGGTGAACGGCTCACTCCCAGCTGTGCCTAGCTTCTCCACAGCCCCCGGCAGCTATGGTGGCACCTCTGGCCACACACCACCTGTGAGCGGGGCAGACAGCCTCATGG GCGCCCGTGGGACGTCAGCCAGCAGCTCAGGAGATGCTCTTGGGAAGGCACTGGCCTCA ATCTACTCTCCAGATCACTCCAGCAATAATTTCTCACCCAGCCCCTCGACGCCAGTGGGCTCCCCACAGGGCCTAGCAG GGACACCGCAGTGGCCCCGGGCAGGAGCACCCAGTGCCTCACCTCCTGGCTATGATGGCAGTCTCCATGGCCTG AGCAAGATGGAGGACCACCTAGACGAGGCTATCCATGTCCTTCGCAGCCATGCTGTGGGCACAGCCGGCGACATTCATGGACTTCTGCCTGGCCACGGGGCACTGGCTGCGGGTTTTACAGGCCCCATGCCACTGGGCGGGCGGCACACAGGCCTG GTTGGGGGCAGCCACCCTGACGATGGCCTTGCGGGTGGCCCCAGCTTGCTGCAGCACAACCACACTGCCCTCTCCAGCCAACCCAGCACCCTCCCGGACCTGTCGCAGAGGCCACCCGACTCCTACAGTG GTCTTGGGCGGGCTGGTGCCACAGCAGGTACCAACGAGATCAAGCGAGAGGAGAAGGAAGACGAGGAGAACACCTCTGTGGGCGACAACTCTGAGGACAGGAAGGAGCTGAAGGCTGCTCGCACGCGGACCAG CCCGGCTGAGGACGAGGAGGACCTCCTCCCCCCAGAGCAGAAGGCCGAGCGCGAGAAGGAGCGCCGGGTGGCCAATAACGCCCGTGAGCGGCTGCGGGTCCGCGACATCAATGAGGCCTTTAAGGAGCTGGGCCGCATGTGCCAGCTGCACCTGAGCAGCGAGAAGCCGCAGACCAAACTGCTCATCCTGCACCAGGCCGTGGCCGTCATCCTCAGCCTGGAGCAGCAGGTGCGAG AGCGGAACCTGAACCCCAAGGCGGCCTGTCTGAAGCGACGAGAGGAGGAGAAGGTGTCAGGCGTGGTCGGAGACCCCCAGCTGACGCTCTCTGCCGCCCACCCGGGCCTGGGTGAGGCCCACAACCCGACAGGGCACCTGTGA
- the Tcf3 gene encoding transcription factor E2-alpha isoform X5 produces MNQSQRMAPVGTDKELSDLLDFSMMFPLPVANGKSRPASLAGTQFGGSGLEDRPSSGSWAASDQNNSSFDPSRTYSEGTHYSESHSSLQPSTFLGPGLGGKGSERGAYAAFGRDGGGGSGGLTQAGFLQGELGLSSPGPLSPSGVKSGSQYYSSYPSNPRRRAVDGSLDTQPKKVRKVPPGLPSSVYPLSSVDDFSRDAAAYPSAKTPGSTYPAPFYVADGNMHPSPELWSPPGQAGFGPMLGSGSGGPSGSAFGLQDRMGYQLHGTEVNGSLPAVPSFSTAPGSYGGTSGHTPPVSGADSLMGARGTSASSSGDALGKALASIYSPDHSSNNFSPSPSTPVGSPQGLAGTPQWPRAGAPSASPPGYDGSLHGLSKMEDHLDEAIHVLRSHAVGTAGDIHGLLPGHGALAAGFTGPMPLGGRHTGLVGGSHPDDGLAGGPSLLQHNHTALSSQPSTLPDLSQRPPDSYSGLGRAGATAGTNEIKREEKEDEENTSVGDNSEDRKELKAARTRTSSTDEVLSLEEKDLRDRERRMANNARERVRVRDINEAFRELGRMCQLHLKSDKAQTKLLILQQAVQVILGLEQQVRERNLNPKAACLKRREEEKVSGVVGDPQLTLSAAHPGLGEAHNPTGHL; encoded by the exons ATGAACCAGTCTCAGAGGATGGCACCTGTGGGCACAGACAAGGAGCTGAGTGACCTTCTGGACTTCAGCATG ATGTTCCCACTGCCTGTGGCCAATGGGAAGAGCCGGCCTGCCTCCCTGGCCGGAACCCAATTTGGAGGTTCAG gTCTCGAGGACCGACCCAGCTCAGGCTCCTGGGCTGCCAGTGACCAGAATAATTCCTCCTTCGACCCCAGTCGG ACCTACAGTGAAGGCACCCACTACAGCGAGTCCCACAGCAGCCTTCAGCCATCCACATTCCTGGGACCTGGGCTGGGAG GCAAGGGCAGTGAGCGAGGGGCCTATGCTGCCTTCGGTCGAGACGGTGGTGGCGGCAGTGGAGGGCTGACTCAG gctggcttcctgcAGGGGGAGCTGGGCCTCAGCAGCCCTGGGCCCTTGTCCCCATCTGGCGTCAAGAGTGGCTCCCAGTATTACTCCTCATACCCCAGCAACCCTCGGCGGAGAGCTGTGGACGGCAGCCTGG ACACGCAACCTAAGAAGGTCCGGAAGGTTCCGCCCGGTCTTCCTTCCTCG GTGTACCCACTCAGCTCAGTTGATGACTTCAGCAGGGATGCCGCCGCCTACCCCTCTGCCAAGACCCCGGGCAGCACCTATCCTGCCCCCTTCTATGTGGCAG ATGGCAACATGCACCCCTCACCTGAGCTCTGGAGTCCTCCTGGCCAAGCAGGCTTCGGGCCCATGCTGGGCAGTGGCTCCGGGGGCCCTAGTGGCAGTGCCTTCGGCCTCCAGGATCGCATG GGTTACCAGCTTCATGGAACCGAGGTGAACGGCTCACTCCCAGCTGTGCCTAGCTTCTCCACAGCCCCCGGCAGCTATGGTGGCACCTCTGGCCACACACCACCTGTGAGCGGGGCAGACAGCCTCATGG GCGCCCGTGGGACGTCAGCCAGCAGCTCAGGAGATGCTCTTGGGAAGGCACTGGCCTCA ATCTACTCTCCAGATCACTCCAGCAATAATTTCTCACCCAGCCCCTCGACGCCAGTGGGCTCCCCACAGGGCCTAGCAG GGACACCGCAGTGGCCCCGGGCAGGAGCACCCAGTGCCTCACCTCCTGGCTATGATGGCAGTCTCCATGGCCTG AGCAAGATGGAGGACCACCTAGACGAGGCTATCCATGTCCTTCGCAGCCATGCTGTGGGCACAGCCGGCGACATTCATGGACTTCTGCCTGGCCACGGGGCACTGGCTGCGGGTTTTACAGGCCCCATGCCACTGGGCGGGCGGCACACAGGCCTG GTTGGGGGCAGCCACCCTGACGATGGCCTTGCGGGTGGCCCCAGCTTGCTGCAGCACAACCACACTGCCCTCTCCAGCCAACCCAGCACCCTCCCGGACCTGTCGCAGAGGCCACCCGACTCCTACAGTG GTCTTGGGCGGGCTGGTGCCACAGCAGGTACCAACGAGATCAAGCGAGAGGAGAAGGAAGACGAGGAGAACACCTCTGTGGGCGACAACTCTGAGGACAGGAAGGAGCTGAAGGCTGCTCGCACGCGGACCAG CAGTACAGATGAGGTGCTGTCCCTGGAGGAGAAGGACCTGAGGGACCGGGAGAGGCGCATGGCCAATAACGCACGGGAGCGGGTGCGCGTGCGGGACATTAACGAGGCCTTCCGGGAGCTGGGCCGCATGTGCCAGCTGCACCTGAAGTCGGACAAGGCGCAGACCAAGCTGCTGATCCTGCAGCAGGCcgtgcaggtcatcctgggcctgGAGCAGCAGGTGCGAG AGCGGAACCTGAACCCCAAGGCGGCCTGTCTGAAGCGACGAGAGGAGGAGAAGGTGTCAGGCGTGGTCGGAGACCCCCAGCTGACGCTCTCTGCCGCCCACCCGGGCCTGGGTGAGGCCCACAACCCGACAGGGCACCTGTGA
- the Tcf3 gene encoding transcription factor E2-alpha isoform X4, translating to MNQSQRMAPVGTDKELSDLLDFSMMFPLPVANGKSRPASLAGTQFGGSGLEDRPSSGSWAASDQNNSSFDPSRTYSEGTHYSESHSSLQPSTFLGPGLGGKGSERGAYAAFGRDGGGGSGGLTQAGFLQGELGLSSPGPLSPSGVKSGSQYYSSYPSNPRRRAVDGSLDTQPKKVRKVPPGLPSSVYPLSSVDDFSRDAAAYPSAKTPGSTYPAPFYVADGNMHPSPELWSPPGQAGFGPMLGSGSGGPSGSAFGLQDRMGYQLHGTEVNGSLPAVPSFSTAPGSYGGTSGHTPPVSGADSLMGARGTSASSSGDALGKALASIYSPDHSSNNFSPSPSTPVGSPQGLAGTPQWPRAGAPSASPPGYDGSLHGLQSKMEDHLDEAIHVLRSHAVGTAGDIHGLLPGHGALAAGFTGPMPLGGRHTGLVGGSHPDDGLAGGPSLLQHNHTALSSQPSTLPDLSQRPPDSYSGLGRAGATAGTNEIKREEKEDEENTSVGDNSEDRKELKAARTRTSTDEVLSLEEKDLRDRERRMANNARERVRVRDINEAFRELGRMCQLHLKSDKAQTKLLILQQAVQVILGLEQQVRERNLNPKAACLKRREEEKVSGVVGDPQLTLSAAHPGLGEAHNPTGHL from the exons ATGAACCAGTCTCAGAGGATGGCACCTGTGGGCACAGACAAGGAGCTGAGTGACCTTCTGGACTTCAGCATG ATGTTCCCACTGCCTGTGGCCAATGGGAAGAGCCGGCCTGCCTCCCTGGCCGGAACCCAATTTGGAGGTTCAG gTCTCGAGGACCGACCCAGCTCAGGCTCCTGGGCTGCCAGTGACCAGAATAATTCCTCCTTCGACCCCAGTCGG ACCTACAGTGAAGGCACCCACTACAGCGAGTCCCACAGCAGCCTTCAGCCATCCACATTCCTGGGACCTGGGCTGGGAG GCAAGGGCAGTGAGCGAGGGGCCTATGCTGCCTTCGGTCGAGACGGTGGTGGCGGCAGTGGAGGGCTGACTCAG gctggcttcctgcAGGGGGAGCTGGGCCTCAGCAGCCCTGGGCCCTTGTCCCCATCTGGCGTCAAGAGTGGCTCCCAGTATTACTCCTCATACCCCAGCAACCCTCGGCGGAGAGCTGTGGACGGCAGCCTGG ACACGCAACCTAAGAAGGTCCGGAAGGTTCCGCCCGGTCTTCCTTCCTCG GTGTACCCACTCAGCTCAGTTGATGACTTCAGCAGGGATGCCGCCGCCTACCCCTCTGCCAAGACCCCGGGCAGCACCTATCCTGCCCCCTTCTATGTGGCAG ATGGCAACATGCACCCCTCACCTGAGCTCTGGAGTCCTCCTGGCCAAGCAGGCTTCGGGCCCATGCTGGGCAGTGGCTCCGGGGGCCCTAGTGGCAGTGCCTTCGGCCTCCAGGATCGCATG GGTTACCAGCTTCATGGAACCGAGGTGAACGGCTCACTCCCAGCTGTGCCTAGCTTCTCCACAGCCCCCGGCAGCTATGGTGGCACCTCTGGCCACACACCACCTGTGAGCGGGGCAGACAGCCTCATGG GCGCCCGTGGGACGTCAGCCAGCAGCTCAGGAGATGCTCTTGGGAAGGCACTGGCCTCA ATCTACTCTCCAGATCACTCCAGCAATAATTTCTCACCCAGCCCCTCGACGCCAGTGGGCTCCCCACAGGGCCTAGCAG GGACACCGCAGTGGCCCCGGGCAGGAGCACCCAGTGCCTCACCTCCTGGCTATGATGGCAGTCTCCATGGCCTG CAGAGCAAGATGGAGGACCACCTAGACGAGGCTATCCATGTCCTTCGCAGCCATGCTGTGGGCACAGCCGGCGACATTCATGGACTTCTGCCTGGCCACGGGGCACTGGCTGCGGGTTTTACAGGCCCCATGCCACTGGGCGGGCGGCACACAGGCCTG GTTGGGGGCAGCCACCCTGACGATGGCCTTGCGGGTGGCCCCAGCTTGCTGCAGCACAACCACACTGCCCTCTCCAGCCAACCCAGCACCCTCCCGGACCTGTCGCAGAGGCCACCCGACTCCTACAGTG GTCTTGGGCGGGCTGGTGCCACAGCAGGTACCAACGAGATCAAGCGAGAGGAGAAGGAAGACGAGGAGAACACCTCTGTGGGCGACAACTCTGAGGACAGGAAGGAGCTGAAGGCTGCTCGCACGCGGACCAG TACAGATGAGGTGCTGTCCCTGGAGGAGAAGGACCTGAGGGACCGGGAGAGGCGCATGGCCAATAACGCACGGGAGCGGGTGCGCGTGCGGGACATTAACGAGGCCTTCCGGGAGCTGGGCCGCATGTGCCAGCTGCACCTGAAGTCGGACAAGGCGCAGACCAAGCTGCTGATCCTGCAGCAGGCcgtgcaggtcatcctgggcctgGAGCAGCAGGTGCGAG AGCGGAACCTGAACCCCAAGGCGGCCTGTCTGAAGCGACGAGAGGAGGAGAAGGTGTCAGGCGTGGTCGGAGACCCCCAGCTGACGCTCTCTGCCGCCCACCCGGGCCTGGGTGAGGCCCACAACCCGACAGGGCACCTGTGA
- the Tcf3 gene encoding transcription factor E2-alpha isoform X3, which yields MNQSQRMAPVGTDKELSDLLDFSMMFPLPVANGKSRPASLAGTQFGGSGLEDRPSSGSWAASDQNNSSFDPSRTYSEGTHYSESHSSLQPSTFLGPGLGGKGSERGAYAAFGRDGGGGSGGLTQAGFLQGELGLSSPGPLSPSGVKSGSQYYSSYPSNPRRRAVDGSLDTQPKKVRKVPPGLPSSVYPLSSVDDFSRDAAAYPSAKTPGSTYPAPFYVADGNMHPSPELWSPPGQAGFGPMLGSGSGGPSGSAFGLQDRMGYQLHGTEVNGSLPAVPSFSTAPGSYGGTSGHTPPVSGADSLMGARGTSASSSGDALGKALASIYSPDHSSNNFSPSPSTPVGSPQGLAGTPQWPRAGAPSASPPGYDGSLHGLQSKMEDHLDEAIHVLRSHAVGTAGDIHGLLPGHGALAAGFTGPMPLGGRHTGLVGGSHPDDGLAGGPSLLQHNHTALSSQPSTLPDLSQRPPDSYSGLGRAGATAGTNEIKREEKEDEENTSVGDNSEDRKELKAARTRTSSTDEVLSLEEKDLRDRERRMANNARERVRVRDINEAFRELGRMCQLHLKSDKAQTKLLILQQAVQVILGLEQQVRERNLNPKAACLKRREEEKVSGVVGDPQLTLSAAHPGLGEAHNPTGHL from the exons ATGAACCAGTCTCAGAGGATGGCACCTGTGGGCACAGACAAGGAGCTGAGTGACCTTCTGGACTTCAGCATG ATGTTCCCACTGCCTGTGGCCAATGGGAAGAGCCGGCCTGCCTCCCTGGCCGGAACCCAATTTGGAGGTTCAG gTCTCGAGGACCGACCCAGCTCAGGCTCCTGGGCTGCCAGTGACCAGAATAATTCCTCCTTCGACCCCAGTCGG ACCTACAGTGAAGGCACCCACTACAGCGAGTCCCACAGCAGCCTTCAGCCATCCACATTCCTGGGACCTGGGCTGGGAG GCAAGGGCAGTGAGCGAGGGGCCTATGCTGCCTTCGGTCGAGACGGTGGTGGCGGCAGTGGAGGGCTGACTCAG gctggcttcctgcAGGGGGAGCTGGGCCTCAGCAGCCCTGGGCCCTTGTCCCCATCTGGCGTCAAGAGTGGCTCCCAGTATTACTCCTCATACCCCAGCAACCCTCGGCGGAGAGCTGTGGACGGCAGCCTGG ACACGCAACCTAAGAAGGTCCGGAAGGTTCCGCCCGGTCTTCCTTCCTCG GTGTACCCACTCAGCTCAGTTGATGACTTCAGCAGGGATGCCGCCGCCTACCCCTCTGCCAAGACCCCGGGCAGCACCTATCCTGCCCCCTTCTATGTGGCAG ATGGCAACATGCACCCCTCACCTGAGCTCTGGAGTCCTCCTGGCCAAGCAGGCTTCGGGCCCATGCTGGGCAGTGGCTCCGGGGGCCCTAGTGGCAGTGCCTTCGGCCTCCAGGATCGCATG GGTTACCAGCTTCATGGAACCGAGGTGAACGGCTCACTCCCAGCTGTGCCTAGCTTCTCCACAGCCCCCGGCAGCTATGGTGGCACCTCTGGCCACACACCACCTGTGAGCGGGGCAGACAGCCTCATGG GCGCCCGTGGGACGTCAGCCAGCAGCTCAGGAGATGCTCTTGGGAAGGCACTGGCCTCA ATCTACTCTCCAGATCACTCCAGCAATAATTTCTCACCCAGCCCCTCGACGCCAGTGGGCTCCCCACAGGGCCTAGCAG GGACACCGCAGTGGCCCCGGGCAGGAGCACCCAGTGCCTCACCTCCTGGCTATGATGGCAGTCTCCATGGCCTG CAGAGCAAGATGGAGGACCACCTAGACGAGGCTATCCATGTCCTTCGCAGCCATGCTGTGGGCACAGCCGGCGACATTCATGGACTTCTGCCTGGCCACGGGGCACTGGCTGCGGGTTTTACAGGCCCCATGCCACTGGGCGGGCGGCACACAGGCCTG GTTGGGGGCAGCCACCCTGACGATGGCCTTGCGGGTGGCCCCAGCTTGCTGCAGCACAACCACACTGCCCTCTCCAGCCAACCCAGCACCCTCCCGGACCTGTCGCAGAGGCCACCCGACTCCTACAGTG GTCTTGGGCGGGCTGGTGCCACAGCAGGTACCAACGAGATCAAGCGAGAGGAGAAGGAAGACGAGGAGAACACCTCTGTGGGCGACAACTCTGAGGACAGGAAGGAGCTGAAGGCTGCTCGCACGCGGACCAG CAGTACAGATGAGGTGCTGTCCCTGGAGGAGAAGGACCTGAGGGACCGGGAGAGGCGCATGGCCAATAACGCACGGGAGCGGGTGCGCGTGCGGGACATTAACGAGGCCTTCCGGGAGCTGGGCCGCATGTGCCAGCTGCACCTGAAGTCGGACAAGGCGCAGACCAAGCTGCTGATCCTGCAGCAGGCcgtgcaggtcatcctgggcctgGAGCAGCAGGTGCGAG AGCGGAACCTGAACCCCAAGGCGGCCTGTCTGAAGCGACGAGAGGAGGAGAAGGTGTCAGGCGTGGTCGGAGACCCCCAGCTGACGCTCTCTGCCGCCCACCCGGGCCTGGGTGAGGCCCACAACCCGACAGGGCACCTGTGA